The genomic segment ACGCAGCTTGTCCCAGATGGGATAGGGGTCGGCGACCCACTCGCTGTCGGTGTGGTCGAAGTCAGTCGCCCAGTCGACGACCGGTGGGCGCTCGTTCGGGCTCATCGGTCACTCGCCCATCGAGATGGCGCGCTCTGGGCAGTTGGCCACGGCCAGCCGGGCCTTCTCCTCCAGGCCCGGCGGTACGACACCGTCGTTGAGCTCGAAGGAGTTCCCGAGGTCATCGACATCGAAGAGCTCGGGCGCCAGGGCGAAGCAGCGGTTGTGGCCCTGGCAGCGTTCTCGGTCGACGTGCACGTGCATGCAGCCTCTCTTCCGGCCGGGACGCCGCCGGCGTCGCGCGGCGGGCACGGCCTTTTGGTCCGGTTCCACATTAGGTCGAAACTGGGCGCGGCTCTCCGGCCCGGAGTGCCCCACTTTCGACCTGATGTGGAACGCGCGGAGGGTGCGGGGGGGCCCGCCGGCGCCGCGGTCCTACTAGGCCCGGGGATACAGGAGAAGCTGGGTGCACCGGTAGGCCGCCATCGGACGGCCGGTCGACTCGTTGGTGACCGTGGCGTCCCAGACCTGTGTGGTGCGGCCGAGGTGCAACGGTGTCGCCACGCCCGCAACGACCTCGCCCTCCTTTGCGCTGC from the Acidimicrobiales bacterium genome contains:
- a CDS encoding ferredoxin — translated: MHVHVDRERCQGHNRCFALAPELFDVDDLGNSFELNDGVVPPGLEEKARLAVANCPERAISMGE